The genomic stretch TTTGTTCAAACTTAGCTCTGCTTCTGAATAATTCTGGTTTTGTTCCCATAATTGACGGAAGTAATAATGCTTTCCTTATACGAGCACCATATAATCCCTTTTGGTGTGCCATTTGATAGCATATCTCGGCTTTCTGCAGTTCTCCCTGGCTCTTCAGGGTGTTACCCAAGTTGTAATGCGCATCAGCTAGTTCTGGGTTAATGTCTAGGGCCCGTTGGTAGCAACTCTGCGCTTCATCCAACCGCTCCAAGTTAAAAAGAGTTGCACCTAAATTGCAATTTGCCTCAGCGTAATCGGGCTTGATTTCTAGCGCACGTCTGTAACTGGCTTCAGCTTCATTTAGCCGGCCCAATTCATGAAGAATGACACCTAAATTGCTGTGCGCTTCAGCATAAACGGGTTTGATTCTGAGAGCTACAATGCAGCTGGTTTCGGCCTCGTCTAACCTGCCTAATTCGTGAAGAATGACTGCCAGATTACTATGTGCTTCAGCAAAATCAGGCTTGATATTTAGCGCTCGACGGTAGCTTGCTTCGGCTTCATCCAGTCGGCCTTGTGCTTTGAGGGCATTACCAAGATTATTATATGCTTCAGCATATTCTGGATTGATTTCTAGCGCTTTACGGCAGCACATTTCGGCTTCGTCAAATCTATTCAACTCATGCAATGTAAAGGATAGGGTAATGTGTGCTGCGACTAATTCTGGGTTTATCTCAAGTGCCCTTCGGCAGCTTGCTTCGGCCTCGTCAAGTCGGTTCAGCTCATGAAGTGTGATACCAAGGTTGCTATGCGCATCTGCGTCATAGGGCAAAAGCATTGCTGCTTTTTGCATTGGTGCTAGTGCATTTGTATTTTGTCCCAACAGATTAAATGCTGCACCTAAGGCTTTCCAGCCAAATCCATGCAAAGGGTAGCGTACGGTCATTGCTTGAGCAACACTTGCTGCTTTTGTAAAATGTCCCTCCGTGAATAGAGATACTAGTGAATTTACATCTTGAGGAGCAGGTGCCTTTTTATTGTGAGTGGCAGATTTTTTGGTTGATTTACCTGATTTTAAAGGTTTATTTTTAATTTTGTTTGAGGCTGATAAAGACGTGGGCTGAGGTTCCTTATAGGCATGCTTATATTCAATTGTTGATGGCGTTATGGTAGTTGCACTATCACTTAATTTAATAGCTAATGCATTTATTTCCCCCCCCCCTATTCCCTGTTGTCGCGCAAGTGCCAGTACTTCACGTGCAGCGTCTAACTGGCCAGTTTTAATCAGGGCGTCGATATAACTTAACCAATATGGTCCATGGGTTGGGTTTGCTTCCAATGCTGCCATAAAGTGCGGCAATACTGCATCAGGTTTTTTCATCTGCATCGCTAAAACACCCATATTGTGGTGTGCTTCAGAGTGATTAGGTTGTACTAGCAAAATTTTTGAATAAAGCTGCTCGGCAGCTTGCAGTTGCCCTGCTTGGTGGAGAGCAACGGCCTGCTGGAGAGTCCTGTCGATGGTCGTTGTTATATGCTGAGTTGACTCGGCAGTATTGGAGTGTGGTTTCATCTTTTTATATTACGTGAGCTAATCAAGAAAAATCAAACTTATGGTAAGGCATATTTGGTGTGCATGGCAAAGGGTGATGATGTGCATGCTCTAAAGCATGTCTGGGAAAACCATCGAATTTTACTTCGATAGCCATATACGCAAAAAACAAGTGGCTGGCCTGAATTATCATTTGTTAATAAAAACTTGACTGCAATCATCGCTTGACGATAAAACACATGATGAGTTTAACTTGAATAAATGGGTTGAATAACCGGCAATGGTAATGTAGAAGTAATTCTGAAGGTTGCCAATGGTATTGATTAATCTGTTCCCCTTGTTTATAAATATTTTTGGTTATTATTCAAAATTTGATGTGATGGTGATTGTATGAACAACACATTTTAATAGAAAGGAATGCATGAAAAAGCCAATCTATGTTACTCAACCCTATCTTCCTCCATTGGAGGAGTTCATGCCCTTTCTTGAACAGATTTGGGAAAGCAAAATCCTGACTAATGGCGGTCCATTCCATTTTCAGTTGGA from Sulfurirhabdus autotrophica encodes the following:
- a CDS encoding tetratricopeptide repeat protein produces the protein MKPHSNTAESTQHITTTIDRTLQQAVALHQAGQLQAAEQLYSKILLVQPNHSEAHHNMGVLAMQMKKPDAVLPHFMAALEANPTHGPYWLSYIDALIKTGQLDAAREVLALARQQGIGGGEINALAIKLSDSATTITPSTIEYKHAYKEPQPTSLSASNKIKNKPLKSGKSTKKSATHNKKAPAPQDVNSLVSLFTEGHFTKAASVAQAMTVRYPLHGFGWKALGAAFNLLGQNTNALAPMQKAAMLLPYDADAHSNLGITLHELNRLDEAEASCRRALEINPELVAAHITLSFTLHELNRFDEAEMCCRKALEINPEYAEAYNNLGNALKAQGRLDEAEASYRRALNIKPDFAEAHSNLAVILHELGRLDEAETSCIVALRIKPVYAEAHSNLGVILHELGRLNEAEASYRRALEIKPDYAEANCNLGATLFNLERLDEAQSCYQRALDINPELADAHYNLGNTLKSQGELQKAEICYQMAHQKGLYGARIRKALLLPSIMGTKPELFRSRAKFEQNLDKLIEENVPINEPLKIIGETNFYLAYHGLNDRDLQVKIAKYYEKVSPSLLFIAPHCSKSKLVASKKIRVGFFSKFLYSHSVSLCFSKIIESLSLKPQLEVTLISNSSIDDNIYANFAGNRVRIPYNLPGARKIIADLELDIMVYLDIGMEPLSYFMAFSRLARVQCVLTGHPVTTGIANIDYFLSTDRMEPNNAEEHYSEKLVRFPSPIVYFSRPSLPAILKTRLELDLPNDQHIYMCPMKLQKLHPDFDEAITRILQLDENGVIILFEDDLRPYWKHDVIKRFQNTIPEHLRVRIIFLPWLSNPIDFMSAISAADVILDPFHFGIGSTAAMTSITGTPLVTKVGEFMRGRVGAYYCEMLDLSDCVTKDTENYAKKAVQIASDQQLRDKISKNILKNNSVLYENLQPVDDLIDFFNSVMSDKHSV